A DNA window from Impatiens glandulifera chromosome 7, dImpGla2.1, whole genome shotgun sequence contains the following coding sequences:
- the LOC124944607 gene encoding subtilisin-like protease SBT1.5 has translation MAIITLTILFLFLSQPPIYAKTFIVQVHHDARPSVFPTNKHWYDSSLSSLPSSPDDDDDDSDQKLLIHTYQNVFHGFSAKLSSTQAKFLETVPGVLAVIPEQIRHLHTTRSPEFLGLKTSDNAGLLKESDFGSDLVIGVIDTGIWPERESFNDKDLSPVPSKWKGECVSGKDFPSSLCNRKLIGARYFSAGYEATNGKMNETTEHRSPRDSDGHGTHTASIAAGRYVFPASTLGYAKGIAAGMAPKARLSAYKVCWNAGCYDSDILAAFDAAVADGVDVISLSVGGVVVPYYLDAIAIGAFGASDAGIFVSASAGNGGPGGLTVTNVAPWVTTVGAGTIDRDFPADVKLGNGRIIPGVSIYSGPALTPGRMYPLIYAGVDGGGGGDGYSSSLCLEGSLDPISVKGKIVVCDRGINSRAAKGDVVRKAGGTGMILANGVFDGEGLVADCHVLPATAVGAIGGDEIRKYISTVSKSRSPATATIVFKGTKLGIRPAPVVASFSARGPNPESPEIMKPDIIAPGLNILAAWPDKIAPSGIASDNRRTEFNILSGTSMACPHVSGLAALLKAAHPEWSPAAIKSALMTTAYISDNQGQTMMDESTGNSSTVMDFGSGQVHPQKAMDPGLIYDLTSYDYVDFLCNSNYSAKNIQTITRKNSDCRGAKRAGHIGNLNYPSMTAVFQQYGKRQMSTHFIRTVTNVGEANSVYKVTVTSPKGMFVKVEPEKLVFRRAGQRLSYLVRVEATAVKLATGSSETKSGTIVWSDGKHLVRSPLVVTLQEPL, from the exons ATGGCGATCATCACTCTCACTATCCTTTTCCTATTTCTTTCCCAACCCCCCATATACGCAAAAACCTTCATAGTTCAAGTTCATCACGATGCTAGACCTTCTGTATTCCCAACTAATAAACACTGGTACGACTCTTCACTCTCATCTCTCCCCTCCTCCcccgatgatgatgatgatgattccgATCAGAAATTACTCATTCATACTTACCAGAATGTCTTCCATGGATTCTCCGCTAAACTCTCATCAACACAAGCCAAATTCCTTGAAACTGTACCAGGGGTTTTGGCTGTAATACCAGAACAGATCCGACATCTCCATACTACCAGGTCGCCGGAGTTTCTCGGTCTGAAGACATCTGATAATGCTGGGTTACTCAAGGAATCGGACTTCGGTTCCGATCTGGTTATTGGAGTTATCGATACAGGGATCTGGCCGGAAAGGGAAAGTTTCAATGATAAAGATCTCAGCCCTGTTCCGTCAAAATGGAAAGGGGAATGCGTTTCCGGCAAGGATTTCCCATCTAGTTTATGTAATCGGAAGTTAATCGGAGCAAGATATTTCTCCGCCGGTTACGAAGCAACAAACGGAAAAATGAACGAAACAACAGAACACCGATCGCCAAGAGACTCCGACGGACACGGAACCCACACAGCATCAATCGCCGCCGGTAGATACGTTTTCCCGGCATCTACATTAGGTTACGCTAAAGGTATCGCCGCCGGTATGGCACCAAAAGCCCGATTATCAGCTTATAAAGTATGTTGGAACGCCGGTTGTTACGATTCCGACATACTCGCGGCGTTTGACGCCGCCGTAGCCGACGGTGTCGACGTTATATCTCTCAGCGTCGGCGGTGTCGTCGTCCCATATTATCTCGACGCCATAGCAATCGGCGCCTTCGGAGCTTCCGACGCCGGAATCTTCGTCTCCGCTTCCGCAGGTAACGGTGGACCAGGTGGATTAACGGTTACGAATGTCGCGCCGTGGGTGACAACTGTCGGCGCCGGAACAATCGATAGGGATTTCCCTGCTGATGTTAAACTTGGAAATGGTAGAATCATTCCTGGTGTTAGTATCTATAGTGGGCCTGCTTTAACTCCTGGTAGGATGTACCCATTAATCTACGCCGGCGTTGACGGCGGCGGCGGTGGCGATGGTTATTCATCGTCTCTTTGTTTAGAAGGTTCGTTAGATCCGATTTCTGTAAAGGGGAAAATTGTTGTTTGTGACAGAGGAATCAATTCTAGGGCGGCGAAAGGTGATGTTGTTCGTAAAGCTGGAGGAACGGGAATGATTTTAGCTAATGGAGTTTTCGACGGCGAAGGGTTGGTGGCTGACTGTCATGTTTTACCGGCGACGGCAGTAGGTGCAATCGGCGGTGatgaaattagaaaatatatatcgACAGTTTCGAAATCACGTTCTCCGGCGACGGCGACGATTGTTTTTAAAGGTACGAAATTGGGTATTCGGCCGGCTCCGGTGGTAGCTTCTTTCTCGGCCAGAGGACCGAATCCAGAGTCGCCGGAGATTATGAAACCTGATATTATTGCACCTGGATTAAATATTCTAGCAGCTTGGCCTGATAAAATTGCTCCTTCAG GTATCGCATCGGATAATCGACGAACCGAGTTCAACATTCTATCGGGAACTTCCATGGCGTGTCCCCACGTCTCGGGTCTAGCAGCTCTTTTAAAAGCGGCCCATCCAGAATGGAGTCCAGCCGCCATAAAATCTGCTCTAATGACAACCGCATACATATCAGATAACCAAGGCCAAACAATGATGGACGAATCAACAGGAAATTCATCAACGGTCATGGATTTCGGTTCGGGTCAAGTCCACCCGCAGAAAGCCATGGATCCCGGGCTAATCTACGATTTAACCTCCTACGACTACGTGGATTTCCTTTGCAACTCAAATTACAGTGCCAAGAACATTCAAACAATTACTCGAAAAAACTCAGATTGTCGAGGAGCGAAAAGAGCGGGGCATATTGGTAACTTGAATTACCCTTCGATGACTGCGGTTTTCCAACAATACGGGAAGCGTCAAATGTCGACGCATTTTATTAGGACGGTTACGAATGTAGGGGAGGCGAATAGCGTGTATAAAGTGACAGTAACTTCGCCTAAAGGGATGTTTGTTAAGGTGGAGCCGGAAAAACTGGTGTTCCGACGAGCGGGACAGAGGCTGAGTTATTTGGTGAGGGTGGAGGCAACGGCGGTGAAGCTGGCGACGGGGAGTTCGGAGACGAAAAGTGGTACAATTGTTTGGTCGGACGGGAAACATTTAGTTAGGAGTCCTTTGGTGGTGACTTTGCAAGAACCCCTTTGA